One region of Thermodesulfovibrio thiophilus DSM 17215 genomic DNA includes:
- a CDS encoding Mth938-like domain-containing protein translates to MTITHYSFGKIVVNGNEYTADLIVFPDSVFTSWWRKQGHSLCMEDLAEVFKREIDILIVGTGAYEKMVVPESLIDELRSKGIETFVSDTEKAISLFNQFVQEGKKVAGAFHLTC, encoded by the coding sequence ATGACGATAACACACTACTCCTTTGGAAAAATTGTAGTTAACGGTAATGAATATACTGCGGATCTGATTGTTTTTCCTGACAGTGTTTTCACATCATGGTGGAGAAAACAGGGACATTCCCTATGCATGGAAGACCTTGCAGAGGTTTTTAAAAGGGAGATTGACATACTCATTGTAGGAACTGGTGCCTATGAAAAAATGGTTGTTCCAGAAAGCTTGATAGATGAACTGAGAAGTAAGGGTATAGAAACTTTTGTCAGCGATACTGAAAAAGCAATCTCTTTATTCAATCAGTTTGTACAAGAGGGTAAAAAAGTCGCAGGTGCATTTCATTTAACCTGCTAA